One window of Triticum dicoccoides isolate Atlit2015 ecotype Zavitan chromosome 5A, WEW_v2.0, whole genome shotgun sequence genomic DNA carries:
- the LOC119303660 gene encoding signal peptidase complex catalytic subunit SEC11A-like, giving the protein MGFIGDQVEAIRSMQVRQVLAQIISLGMIVTSALIIWKGLMVATGSESPVVVVLSGSMEPGFKRGDILFLRMSEEPIRTGEIVVFNVDGREIPIVHRVIKVHERQESAEVDILTKGDNNFGDDRLLYAHGQLWLQQHHIMGRAVGYLPYVGWVTIVMTEKPIIKYLLIGALGLLVITSKD; this is encoded by the exons ATGGGGTTCATCGGCGACCAGGTGGAGGCGATCCGCTCGATGCAGGTCCGCCAGGTGCTCGCGCAGATCATCAGCCTCG GTATGATTGTTACGTCGGCATTGATCATATGGAAGGGGTTGATGGTTGCGACTGGGAGTGAGTCCCCGGTGGTCGTAGTTCTTTCTGGTAGCATGGAGCCTGGCTTTAAAAGG GGTGATATCCTGTTTTTGCGCATGAGTGAAGAACCCATCCGTACTGGAGAAATAGTTGTTTTTAATGTTGAT GGCCGTGAAATTCCAATTGTTCACCGTGTGATTAAG GTTCATGAACGCCAGGAAAGTGCTGAAGTTGACATCCTCACAAAAG GTGACAACAATTTTGGGGATGACCGACTGCTGTACGCACACGGTCAGCTGTGGCTTCAGCAGCACCACATCATGGGGCGGGCTGTAGG CTATCTTCCATACGTTGGGTGGGTTACCATTGTGATGACTGAGAAGCCGATCATCAAG TACCTTCTGATTGGCGCACTGGGCCTGCTGGTGATAACGTCGAAAGACTGA
- the LOC119303659 gene encoding uncharacterized protein LOC119303659 — protein MDAIHEMEDTYKNSAAIAGNTATMLEAFSKAALSTSAAHLVQIASQVAGIADDSIASKVKLVKAARRLSRIEASGKAHVVHELILESAALAREAENVGNEILRCSAIDLGNAGRSFLQLAALHNMDGLVEEQADQDNEEVPEQPTTWISSWWSKRKRMRDIESLKAPLLNPAASMVRDNTSTTVPQGQGRLCDKWLGMQTCALAMSLSLLPYMGRDGLFKDKTIFSSNYLWRVDLLFKLWWGLVALGVPCSLYGRGCMAQQYARVSGHLAILGLTFLVGMFSHWILEIEAIEATILLKSFLGLTAAGFICLFIACCAAGDL, from the exons ATGGACGCGATACACGAGATGGAGGACACCTACAAAAATTCTGCAGCCATTGCTGGGAACACCGCGACAATGTTAGAAGCTTTCTCAAAGGCAGCCCTTTCAACTAGCGCTGCGCACTTGGTGCAGATCGCGAGTCAAGTCGCAGGGATAGCCGATGATTCGATTGCTAGTAAGGTCAAGCTCGTCAAAGCTGCTCGTCGACTATCTCGAATAGAAGCTTCTGGAAAGGCTCATGTCGTACACGAGCTTATACTTGAGTCCGCCGCACTCGCACGAGAAGCTGAAAATGTAGGAAACGAGATCCTCAGGTGCAGTGCCATTGACTTGGGAAACGCTGGGCGTTCTTTCCTACAACTTGCTGCTTTGCACAACATGGATGGACTGGTGGAAGAGCAAGCCGACCAAGATAATGAGGAAGTCCCAGAGCAACCGACAACCTGGATCTCTTCATGGTGGTCCAAAAGGAAAAGAATGAGAGATATTGAATCTTTGAAGGCTCCTTTGCTAAATCCAGCTGCCTCAATGGTCAGGGACAATACCTCTACCACCGTTCCACAG GGCCAGGGGAGGCTATGTGACAAGTGGCTAGGCATGCAGACATGCGCCCTTGCAATGTCTCTCAGTTTGCTCCCCTACATGGGAAGAGATGGCCTTTTTAAGGATAAAACAATTTTCTCAAGTAATTATCTGTGGCGGGTGGATTTGCTATTCAAGTTGTGGTGGGGCTTGGTAGCTCTTGGCGTGCCTTGCAGTTTGTATGGTCGCGGTTGTATGGCGCAGCAGTATGCCCGTGTGTCCGGCCACTTGGCAATACTTG GCCTGACTTTTCTTGTTGGCATGTTCTCTCATTGGATACTGGAGATTGAGGCGATTGAGGCGACAATACTGTTGAAATCTTTTCTTGGCCTTACAGCCGCgggttttatttgcttgttcatagCT TGCTGCGCAGCGGGTGACC